TGCAAGAGAGTTGAGAGTTTTATCAAGCCCTTCACTCTTTATCTGCTGACTGATAGAACCATAAAGAGTTTTGCTAACGCCTATACCATCGACAGAAAAATCAAAAATTTTCCATACATTATCAAACTGCCTTACAGCAAAATCGATTGTATGATCATTTTTACCGCTAGTAGTAATCTTAATTCGCACTATGTCATATGACTTTAGCTGCTTGCTCTCAACAACTTCAATAATTTCGCCGTTATATGCACTCACAGCTAGACGATATGTTCTTTTGAGGGAGACGACAACTGCATCTATCGCCTCCTGTTTCTTATTGTTGTCCAGTACTTCTTGCCAATGCTCTCTGAAAATTCTTTTACAGAGAGCTTCGAGATTAACCTGAGGGATGATCTCTTGGTCAATTAGTTGATCGATATACTCTACATTATTAAGACGTTTACTTTTTTTAGCTTCTGTCAAGGTGACTTGGAGACGTTCAGACAGATCGCCTATAAACTGCTGTGAGGTCTTTGTGTTGGCTACACTCGCAAGACTTACGAACATTAAAGCCACGACACCCGACAACAGCAAAAATTGCCTTAGCATAAATAACATCCTTTTATAAATAGAAATAACTTGTTTTAAAGAATAGCAGTATTTAACAAAACCTTTTACTTAGAAATACAAAGCATAGAAATAGTAAGCACTCTGTAGCGCGCCAGACTTTAAGATAGCAATTAAACCTATAGGCTAGATAAACACCGCCGTTAATTAACCCACCACGTACGTTAAGTGCTAACCAACAGCGACTTTCTTTCCTAGCAAAGCAGTATATGCGTTAACGCCTAAAACCCGGCTATGCTTCTTATCGATCATTTTTAGCCCTTGCAGCTCCATATGGCGTCGATAATCGTATACTGGGTGTAACGCAGCCCCTGTGGTAATCCAAAATATACCAATAGCCAAATACCAATAAACACGTTTCGCCATGCGGGCGAGGAGATTCCCTTCAGGTAGTGCAAAATCACCTACTACAATGAGCGCATCTTCCTTGCCAAGCTTTATAAGATGGTTAAGTACCTCAGCCATAAATGCTTCATCAAAGACATTGAGAAAGAAATTGGCTACCACCATGTCGTACTCACCAAACTCTTCTACTTTCATAATATCACTGTGGACGATATTAATGTTTAACGCTTTGTTGGTTTTATTTAGCCCCTGCTTAAATTTTTCAAGCATCGCTTCAGATAGATCGACTACAGTAACATCAGCCCCTTGCTCTGCTGCGTAAATAGCCTCTTTGCCATGGCCTATACCAGCAAATAAAACTTTATCGCCTGGTTTTAAATTATTAGACGTTAACATTGAACGCTTGCACTCAAGTATAGAGTTACCTGCAAATAGATAAC
This genomic window from Alkalimarinus sediminis contains:
- a CDS encoding MlaC/ttg2D family ABC transporter substrate-binding protein; the protein is MLRQFLLLSGVVALMFVSLASVANTKTSQQFIGDLSERLQVTLTEAKKSKRLNNVEYIDQLIDQEIIPQVNLEALCKRIFREHWQEVLDNNKKQEAIDAVVVSLKRTYRLAVSAYNGEIIEVVESKQLKSYDIVRIKITTSGKNDHTIDFAVRQFDNVWKIFDFSVDGIGVSKTLYGSISQQIKSEGLDKTLNSLAQSNHDNASS
- a CDS encoding class I SAM-dependent methyltransferase, whose protein sequence is MKDKYWLMGPVYDALSYLFAGNSILECKRSMLTSNNLKPGDKVLFAGIGHGKEAIYAAEQGADVTVVDLSEAMLEKFKQGLNKTNKALNINIVHSDIMKVEEFGEYDMVVANFFLNVFDEAFMAEVLNHLIKLGKEDALIVVGDFALPEGNLLARMAKRVYWYLAIGIFWITTGAALHPVYDYRRHMELQGLKMIDKKHSRVLGVNAYTALLGKKVAVG